In one Arachis duranensis cultivar V14167 chromosome 9, aradu.V14167.gnm2.J7QH, whole genome shotgun sequence genomic region, the following are encoded:
- the LOC107466039 gene encoding uncharacterized protein LOC107466039 produces the protein MGKPAGNDNENKNGNGEGDGNDLGGAPMTLASFLKVHPSTFRGSLSVANCGRFHPYDLCKLGIGGCFTCGLSGHLAKDCPRGRNLNAGRNQHQGRVFAVNTNDADKGDPLMRGISLIGDKILVALYDTGASHSFNTFDKVEELGLKILELAFDLHVHTPYQAIVTKLGCRHIFQA, from the exons ATGGGTAAACCGGCGGGGAACGATAACGAAAACAAGAATGGAAATGGGGAAGGAGACGGTAATGACTTGGGAGGTGCTCCGATGACCTTGGCTTCGTTTCTCAAGGTTCATCCATCAACTTTTAGAGGTTCATTATCTGTGGCAAA TTGTGGGCGTTTTCATCCTTATGATTTGTGCAAGCTGGGTATAGGTGGATGTTTTACATGTGGATTATCTGGACATCTGGCGAAGGATTGTCCTCGTGGGAGGAACCTGAATGCGGGTCGAAATCAACACCAAGGAAGGGTGTTTGCTGTGAACACAAATGATGCGGATAAGGGGGATCCTTTAATGAGAGGTATAAGTTTAATTGGTGATAAAATATTGGTTGCATTATATGATACTGGAGCTTCGCATTCTTTTAATACATTTGATAAAGTTGAGGAACTAGGAttgaaaattttagaattagCTTTTGATTTGCACGTGCATACCCCGTATCAGGCAATTGTGACAAAGTTAGGTTGTAGGCACATCTTTCAAGCTTGA